From the genome of Lepidochelys kempii isolate rLepKem1 chromosome 17, rLepKem1.hap2, whole genome shotgun sequence, one region includes:
- the PEX12 gene encoding peroxisome assembly protein 12 produces the protein MAEHGAHLTAASASDDRPSVFEVVAQDSLMSALRPALQHVAKVLAESNPGRYGFLWRWFDEIYTLLDLLLQQHFLSQFSASFSENFYGLKRIAVGDSKGLYQLASAGLPKKEHWKSILLLVLIPYLKTKLEKLVSSLREEDEYAIHPPSSSWKRFYRAFLAAYPFVNMAWEGWFLSQQLCYILGKAQHHSPLLALAGVRLVRLTAEDIQVLEQKLAAATASQQPAHSIKEQVQSAVKKALGGVALSLSTSLSVGVFFLQFLDWWYSSENQETIKSLTALPTPPPPVHLDHGTGSPLVPKLKTVCPLCRKIRANDTVLSTSGFVFCYRCVYTYVKSHQRCPITGYATELQHLVKLYSPES, from the exons atgGCCGAGCATGGGGCTCATCTCACCGCTGCTTCAGCCAGCGATGACAGGCCTTCCGTCTTCGAAGTGGTGGCCCAGGACAGCTTGATGTCAGCCCTGAGGCCTGCCCTTCAGCATGTGGCCAAG GTGCTTGCTGAATCCAATCCCGGCCGCTATGGCTTCCTCTGGCGTTGGTTTGATGAGATCTACACCCTCCTGGATCTGTTGCTCCAGCAGCATTTTCTGTCCCAGTTTAGTGCCTCTTTTTCAGAAAACTTCTATGGCCTAAAGAGGATAGCGGTGGGAGACAGCAAGGGGCTGTATCAGCTGGCCAGTGCTGGGTTGCCAAAGAAGGAACACTGGAAGTCTATCCTCTTGTTGGTTCTCATTCCTTATCTGAAAACAAAGTTGGAGAAATTGGTCTCCAGTCTGAGGGAAGAGGACGAATATGCCATCCATCCTCCATCATCATCCTGGAAGCGCTTTTACAGGGCCTTTTTAGCAGCCTATCCCTTTGTAAACATGGCCTGGGAGGGCTGGTTTCTCAGCCAGCAGCTGTGCTATATCCTTGGTAAGGCTCAGCATCATTCCCCGCTGCTGGCCCTGGCTGGTGTACGCCTGGTTAGACTGACAGCAGAGGACATCCAGGTGTTGGAGCAGAAACTAGCAGCAGCTACTGCAAgccagcagccagctcacag CATTAAGGAGCAAGTGCAATCAGCGGTGAAAAAAGCATTGGGAGGTGTTGCCTTATCCCTGTCCACCAGCCTCTCCGTGGGCGTGTTCTTCCTGCAGTTTCTGGACTGGTGGTACTCATCTGAGAACCAGGAGACCATCAAATCATTGACTGCATTGCCTACTCCTCCGCCACCCGTGCACCTGGACCATGGCACAGGCTCACCTCTCGTACCAAAACTGAAGACCGTCTGCCCGTTGTGCCGCAAAATCCGAGCCAACGACACAGTCCTCTCCACATCCGGCTTTGTGTTTTGTTATCGCTGCGTCTACACTTATGTAAAGAGTCACCAAAGGTGCCCCATCACTGGCTATGCTACAGAGCTGCAGCACCTTGTTAAGCTGTACTCCCCTGAAAGCTGA